The genome window AAGTGCTCATCAGCACGGCGGCCAAAATAGCGGTGAATTTATTGACGGCATTAAACGCGGTGGGGCTGGCAAACAAATTATCCGCTCCCGAGGCGCCAAAAATACCGGCGGCAGAACCTTTGCCGCTTTGTAACAAGACCAGTAAAATCAGCAATACGCAAACGATAAAGTGCAAAATCAAAACTAAGGTATACATGTTAGGCAATTCTCCTATAAAAAATAACAATATCATTATACAAATTTTTGGCCCCGGTGTGCTTTCCTTCGGCTGTAGAGGCCCTTTCCCTGTCGGTTGGGCAGAACCCGTTTAGTAGGCAATTCTTGCTTAAAAATAGACCGGGCCTAAGAAACAGGCCCGGTTTGTGTAAGCAAAATACTGCTTAAGAAATTGCCGTCTTATTTGGCTAACGCCACTAAGCCGGGCAATTCTTTCCCTTCCACAAATTCCATGCTGGCGCCGCCGCCGGTGGAAACGTGGGAGAGTTCTTTTTGATTGAATTTGCCTTTTTTCAGCACGTTGACGCTGTCCCCGCCGCCGATAATCGTGGTGGCGCCGGCTTTCGTGGCGTCAATCATCGCCTGGGCAATGGCAAAGCTGCCTTTGGCAAAGTTCGGGAATTCAAACACGCCCATCGGGCCGTTCCAGAAGATCGTTTTGCATTTCAAGAGTTCTTCGCGGAACATCGCCATCGTTTTCGGGCCGATATCCATACCCATCAAATCGGCCGGGATATTGATGTCTTCCACCGTTACAGGTTCGGCCGTTTCGGCAAATTCTTTGCCGCAAATGTGGTCTACCGGCAACAGAATCTTTACGCCTTTTTCCTGCGCTTTGGCCAATACGGCTTTGGCTTCGTCTTCTTTTTCGGCGTCAAACAAAGATTTGCCGATTTCGTGGCCCTGTACTTTGAGGAACGTGTACGCCATACCGCCGCCGATGACCAGGACGTTTACTTTATCCATCAAATTGTTAAGCAGCATAATTTTGTCGGACACTTTGGCCCCGCCTACTACCGCGGCAAACGGTCTGGCCGGGTTTTCCAAGGCTTTGCCCAAAAATTCTACTTCTTTCTGTACGAGGTAACCCGCGCAGCCGGGCAAGAAATCCGCAATGGCGCTGGTGGAAGCGTGGGCGCGGTGTACCGTACCGAAGGCTTCCTGCACAAACACTTCGCCGTGTTTGGCCAGTTGTTTGGCAAATTCGGGATCGTTCTTTTCTTCTTCGGGGTGGAAGCGGAGGTTTTCCAACAAGGCGATTTCGCCGTTCTTGGTTTCGGCTACCACTTTATCGGCTTCCGGGCCTACGCAGTCTTTGGCAAAGTGCACCGGCACGCCAAACAGTTTTTCCACTTCGGCGGCTACAGGAGCCAGGCTGAATTCCGGGCAAACCTTGCCTTTCGGGCGGCCCAAGTGGGCGATCAGCACGATGCGGCAGTTATTGTCCAGCAAGTGTTTAATGGTTTTTTCGGTAGCAACGATGCGTTTGTTGTTGTCTACTTTTCCGTCTTTCAGCGGCACGTTGTAATCCACGCGCACCAAGACTTTTTTGTTTTTCAGGTCAACATCCTGAATTTTTTTAATGCTGTCAAAATTCATAGTTTCCTTGACTCCTTTTTGAATTCCGGCCCGGCTTTAGGCCGTGCCTTTCACTTCTTAAATTTTACAAAATTTGTACGGCTCCGGCACGCATTTATTTGCGCTGCATTTTGGCCAAAAGCTGCAAAATTTCAATATACAGCCACACCAGCGTAACCAGCAGGCCAAATCCGGCATACCATTCCATATGTTTCGGCGCCTGATAGCGGGAGGTCATCGCGTCAATAAAGTTAAAGTCCAACAGAAAATTGAACGCCGCCACCGCACAAATGACCACGCTGATGCCGATAGCCAGCGGCGAGTTGGACGTTAAGTACGCGGTGCTCACGCCAAAGAGCGAGAGAAGAAAAGACCCGATATACAAAAGCGCAATGGCCGCAGTGGCCGAGAAAATGCCCACGGCCAGCCCGCGCGTAACGCGGATAATGCCGGTTCTGTAGACAAACAACATCACAAAAAACACCAGCACCGTGATCGCTACGGCATTAAACACAATTCCTTGGAACTGCGCATTGTACATGGCCGAAATAACGCCCAAAAACAACCCTTCCAAGAAAGCATAAATCGGGGCAGTAATCGGGGCGGCCGTCGGTTTAAAAGAAGTAATAAGCGCCACTACAAAAGCTACAATGGCGATAATCCCGGTGGCTCCGGCCCAGCTTTGGTAGTGCGTCCAGGTAATCATTCCGCCGACGACGCAGAGAAAGAGCAACAAGAACGTTTTATTAATGGTGCCCTGCAGCGTCATAACGCCCGTGTCGGACAGGGCGCGTGCTTGTGCGCGTTTAAACGCATTTTCATTTAACATCGGATTATTCATAGATACCCCCTTTTTTGAATTTAATTTATTATATGAAATTTGGCGCCGTTCTATACTAAAAACACCGGCCTTTTTTTAAGGCCGGTGTTCGTTTCGCTTCTTGGTAAAATTTATTTGAAATACGGGGTTGCCGTTTGATCCAAGAACAGGCGGTTTTTAATGCGTTTCCAATCGCCGGGGCGTTGTTCCAAGACGGTTTTTTTGATGAAGTTCAAGTCTTTTTCACTCAGCGTGAAATAATCTTTGGAGGTTCTGCCGTCAAAGGTGTGGACGATGTCGTTAAAAGTAATTTGCAACGCATAACCCAAAATACCGTCGTTGTAGCCAGCTAAGAATTCTCTGCCGCTCGGAGTGACCAAAAACAACGGGTCGGTGGCCGTGCCGGAAAGATCCGTGGCGCCTTCTTCCAACTGCAGCATATTGCCTTTAATCGAGTTGGTTTTCAGTTTTCTTTCGCGGATGGCATTGGTTCCCAAGCGGGCCGTGTTAATTTTAAAGGTGTTGACGTCGCTCAGCGCAAACAATTTGTTGGGCGAAGAAACCGCCAGCACGTTTACTTTGGGCAGCTCACTTAAGAACTTAGCGGTATTGGCATCTCCCGTCCACAGCAACATTATATCGTCGTTATAGGCATAATTTTTGGCCGGGATAGAGTAGTTGCCTACGCTGAAGTCGGAATCTATTTCGCGTCCGTCGCGTTCGTAATAGGTGGGTTCATATACCTGTACCGGGTCGGGGCTGTAGCGCATGCAGGTGCCGGAAAGAATCAGCCAGTTGGAGTCCAGCGCGTACGCTTTGCAGGCTAAATCGGCTTCATACGGGCCTTTTTGGATTCGGCCGTTCTGCGGTTCATCTTCACTCGGGAAAACGACGCCGTCCTCCACATAGCGGGTGACGTATTCGGTAATTCTGAAATCTACGCGCAGATTGTTTTTAATGGCACCGTTATTGTTCTGCAGGGCGTTAGCCACTTTGGCATTAACGGCCGCGCTTACATCGGCTTTAGAAGCCGGTTTTCCGGCGGCAAATGCAGCGGTAACCCCTAACAAAGACAAACAGACAAGAGCGAATGTTTTTTTCATAGTTTCTCCTAAAGGAAATATACCTTTCTTTACTTATCATATATAATAAATGCGGATATTTCCAGGGCCAAAAGGCCCAGGCCCTTCGGACAGAGGGCCCAAAAAATATAGGTCTTTTGGAAATCTTACCCATAAAAAAAGCCGGCCTTTTTCAGGCCGGCTTTTGGTGTGGCATTTAAATTACATCATGCCGCCCATTCCCCCCATGCCGGGCATGGCAGGAGCGTGAGCGCCTTCTTTTTCGGGAGCGTCCGCCACCAAGGTTTCGGTCAAGAGAACCGTCCCCGTAATGGACGCCGCATTTTCCAAGGCGGTGCGAACCACTTTGGCCGGATCTACTACGCCCGCTTTTAAGAGGTCGCAGTATTGGTTCTTTTCCGCATCGTATCCGTCGGCCGCGCCGGTCATCTTGAGCACATTGTCTACCACTACGGCTCCGTCCAACCCGGCGTTGACGGCGATTTGTTTCAAAGGAGCCGTCAAGGCTTTGCGGACAATGTTGATACCCGTGCGGATATCTTCGTTATCGGCTTTTAACGCGTCCAACTTCTTTTGGCAGCGCGCCAAGGCCACTCCGCCGCCGGGTACAAGGCCTTCTTCCACACCGGCTTTGGTGGCGTTTTTGGCGTCTTCCACTTTGGCTTTTTTGGCTTTCAGTTCCGTTTCCGTGGCTGCGCCTACGCTGATGACGGCTACGCCGCCGGAGAGCTTGGCCAAGCGTTCTTGGAGTTTTTCTTTGTCGTACTCGCTCTTGGAGTTTTCAATCTGTTTGCGGATTTGTTCCGCGCGGGCGGCAATGGCTTCTTTGCTGCCTTTGCCGCTGACGATGGTGGTGTTTTCTTTGTCCACTACCACGCGGGCACATTGGCCCAGCATGGCCAGTTCGGCTTTGTCCAGCTTAATGCCGCGTTCTTCGCTCAACACTTCGCCGCCGGTCAAAATGGCGATGTCTTCCAACATTTCTTTGCGTCTGTCGCCAAAGCCCGGAGCTTTTACCGCACAGCCTTTCAAGGTGCCGCGCAGTTTGTTGACTACCAACGTAGCCAGCGCTTCGCCGTCCACATCTTCGGCAATGATGAGGAACTGTTTGCCGCTTTGTACAATTTTTTCCAGTACCGGCAAGAGTTCGTTCATAGACGAAATCTTTTTATCCGTTACAATGATGTAGGGATTTTCAAGCACGCATTCCATTCTTTCGGAATCGGTTACAAAGTAAGGCGAAATATAGCCGCGGTCAAACTGCATCCCTTCCACGATGTCCAGCTGAGTCGTGGCGGTTTTGCCTTCTTCTACCGTGATGACGCCTTCGGCACCCACTTTTTCAATGGCTTCGGCAATCATATTTCCGATTTCGCGGTCGTTGGAAGAAATGGTGGCAATTTGCGCTTTTTCTTCTTTGGTTTTGACCGGTTTGTGCATTTTGTTCAGTTCTTCTTTGGTGGCTTCTACGGCCATTTCGATGCCTTTTTTCACCAAGGTCGGGTTGGCGCCGGCGGTGATGTTTTTAATCCCTTCGGTCAGCATGGCGTTGGCCAATACCGTGGCGGTGGTGGTACCGTCGCCCGCGACGTCGTTGGTTTTAGAAGCTACTTCGCGGATGAGCTGCGCGCCCATATTTTCAAATTTGTCTTCCAGTTCAATGTCTTTGGCGATGGTTACGCCGTCGTCAATAATCAAGGGAGAGCCAAACTTTTTTTCCAACACTACGCTTCTGCCCTTGGGGCCCAGCGTAACTTTTACTGCGTTTGCAACTTTTTCAATGCCCGATTTCATTTTGGCGCGGGCTTCATCGCCGTAAATAATTTGTTTAGCCATAATGTTTCACTTCCTCTCTCTTACCCCAAAATGCCCAAGATTTCGTCTTGGTGAATGATTAAATACGCTTCATCGTCCAGCTTGATTTCCGTGCCGGAGTATTTGCCGTACAGCACGCGGTCGCCTTTTTTCACATCCATGGGCGCCCGTTCGCCTTTGTCGTTCAACTTGCCCGGCCCGACGGCTAACACTTCGCCTTCCATCGGTTTTTCTTTAGCGGTGTCCGGAATGATGATTCCCCCCTTCATGGTTTCTCTTTCGATGGGCTTTACGATTACGCGGTCGCCCAACGGTTTAATTTTAACTTCTGCCATATTCCATTCACTCCTTTACGAAAATATGTTTCAAATCGCCTGCGGTGTTATTAGCACTCGCTTAAGCTTAATGCTAATTTAGCATATCTGATGAAAATTGTCAACCCCTTTCTTAGAGTGCTAAAAAAGGGGTTGTTCATTAAGACGGTACAAACAGATTTTATGCTTTTGAAAAGAAGCGCCGCAAGCGCTGTTTAAAGGACATTTTTTGCGCAGGCAAAATCTTGATTAAAACGGCCGAGATATTGTCCTGCCCGTCGTTTTCATTGGAAACGCGCACCAGTTGTTTGCAAAGCTTTACAATCGGGGTTTGCTGGCCTTGCGCCAACATGGCGGCCATATCGCATTCGCGCAGGCCTTTGTAAAGCCCGTCCGAGCACAGCAGCAGCATATCCCCCACTTTTACCGGGAATTTAAGCAGGTCAAACTCGATGTTCTTTTTGATTCCCATGGCGCGGGTTAAGACGTTTTGAATTTTAGAGTGATCCGCTTCCGCCCGGGTCAGCAGGCCGCGGCGGACGTGTTCCATCGCCAAAGAATGGTCGGTAGTGATTTGGACGATTTTATTATCGCGGAATAAATATAAGCGGGAATCCCCCACGTGTACGGCGGTGGCGCAGTCTTTGTCAAACAAAACGCCCGTCAGGGTGGTGCCCATCATGCGGTAAATATCCGAAGATTGCGCCGTGGAGTAAATGGCGGCATTGGCCAGATTGGCGGCCATTAAGAGTTTTCTTTCCACCGGGTCTAACTTGGGCAGGAAATTATCCGGAATTTTTAATTGCTGGTTATTTACCTTGCGGATGGTTTCCGCCAATACGGAAACCGCAATGTTGCTGGCAATTTCTCCGGCGCTGTGCCCGCCCATTCCGTCGGCTACGACGCCCAGCCCCAAGTCGGAAGAGATGAGGACGTTATCCTCGTTTTTCTCGCGGATTTTCCCAATATCGGTTACGGCGGCAAACTCAATATCGAAGCTGCTCATAATTCCTCACTGAAAAAGATAGTTCCCGCACAGGAAATAATTCCAAACACGTATAACATCGCTAACAAAAAGAAATATGCGTTGTTATGCTGGGCATTTACGTTAAAGTTTTTTACGGGGAAGCTCATCGCATAATCCCACACGGTAAACTTCATTTTGCTTTCCCCGCCCCGGTAATAATTCAGCAGAAAGTAGATAAAAAGCGGCTTGGTATTTTCGTCAAATACGTTCGGCGCCTCTTGGTTTATTTTTTTGGATAAAAATTCATAGGCCTGGTCATCTGGCATATTGGTCAATTCGTTTGTTTTATTAAGCGACGCAAACACCTGCCGGCGCGTGTCTATTCCGACCAAATCTTCTACTTTTTGGTTGGATTTAACGACGTCGGTTTCTTTGACCACGATGTTGGCGGTCAGCACATCAAGCGATTTGTTGATGTTGCCCGCCAGGCCGGAAACGGAATAGGCCCAAATGGCCGCCCCCGCAAATAACAGCAGGAAACAGGGCAGCAGAATGCGGTCTTTTTCGCTGCGGGCCGCCAAGTGGTACACGCACAGCACCGCACAAAAGAGCCCCGCATAAAAGACGATTTTCACCACCAGCGACTGCGTATCCGGCGCAATGGACAAGTGGGAGGATAAATACGCCAGCACTATGGCCAATACCGACAGGGAAGCCGCCAAGATGCGCTGCCCCAGCGAGCGGTTAATCGTCCAGCACAAGCTGACGGCCCATGCCGCGACGAACACCAAATAGCATAAGTAATACTCCGGCGTAAAAATAAATTGGCTTACGTTGGCCAGTTCCATAAACGGCACTTGCGGGGTAAAGAGCCCCGCCATATAAGACACCAACGCCAGCACCAAAAGTAGCGTAGTGGAACGGGAAAAGGCGCGAATGGACGACGAGGCAAACACCACCACCAACAACCCCAGGGCAATGCCCGTCATCAGCAGTTGGTTGGGCTCATAAGTGGAGGCAAAGAAGGGCATAATCAGATTGGACACCAGCCCGGCTTGCTCGTCTATATGGACGGAACAGATTTTGCCCAGCAGGTAAAACACATACATAACCGCTCCCGCCAACACCATAAAAAGCGGCAGGAAAATGGCCATTTTGGCTAACACGCGGGCCCCCAGGCCAAATTTATCCGTTAAAATCGGCTTGTCCGCTTTTTTGGCGGCGGGTACAAATACGTCCACCGGTTTTACGTCTTTTGCTTCCATCATGCGGATGGTGGGCTGGGAAGCTGGCTTTCTCTTTTCGGCGGGTTCATTAGGTGCCGATGCATCCACCTGCGGTATGAGTGGCAAATGGGCAGACGAAGTGGTCGGCTTGCGCACGGCGGCCTGTTCGGCGCGTTGCCGGCGGATGGTTTCGGTCGTTCTTTTTTCTTCTTTTACAATGCGAAGCGGGCCTTCTTCCCCCAAATCAATCGCACGGCCCGAGTTGCCCATTCTCACGCGCAGTTGGTCTTCCGCG of Elusimicrobium sp. An273 contains these proteins:
- the secG gene encoding preprotein translocase subunit SecG; its protein translation is MYTLVLILHFIVCVLLILLVLLQSGKGSAAGIFGASGADNLFASPTAFNAVNKFTAILAAVLMSTSIILTIASNKKSSESVLDSVKIPAPTAPAQAGK
- a CDS encoding phosphoglycerate kinase, whose amino-acid sequence is MNFDSIKKIQDVDLKNKKVLVRVDYNVPLKDGKVDNNKRIVATEKTIKHLLDNNCRIVLIAHLGRPKGKVCPEFSLAPVAAEVEKLFGVPVHFAKDCVGPEADKVVAETKNGEIALLENLRFHPEEEKNDPEFAKQLAKHGEVFVQEAFGTVHRAHASTSAIADFLPGCAGYLVQKEVEFLGKALENPARPFAAVVGGAKVSDKIMLLNNLMDKVNVLVIGGGMAYTFLKVQGHEIGKSLFDAEKEDEAKAVLAKAQEKGVKILLPVDHICGKEFAETAEPVTVEDINIPADLMGMDIGPKTMAMFREELLKCKTIFWNGPMGVFEFPNFAKGSFAIAQAMIDATKAGATTIIGGGDSVNVLKKGKFNQKELSHVSTGGGASMEFVEGKELPGLVALAK
- a CDS encoding Bax inhibitor-1/YccA family protein, translating into MNNPMLNENAFKRAQARALSDTGVMTLQGTINKTFLLLFLCVVGGMITWTHYQSWAGATGIIAIVAFVVALITSFKPTAAPITAPIYAFLEGLFLGVISAMYNAQFQGIVFNAVAITVLVFFVMLFVYRTGIIRVTRGLAVGIFSATAAIALLYIGSFLLSLFGVSTAYLTSNSPLAIGISVVICAVAAFNFLLDFNFIDAMTSRYQAPKHMEWYAGFGLLVTLVWLYIEILQLLAKMQRK
- the groL gene encoding chaperonin GroEL (60 kDa chaperone family; promotes refolding of misfolded polypeptides especially under stressful conditions; forms two stacked rings of heptamers to form a barrel-shaped 14mer; ends can be capped by GroES; misfolded proteins enter the barrel where they are refolded when GroES binds) codes for the protein MAKQIIYGDEARAKMKSGIEKVANAVKVTLGPKGRSVVLEKKFGSPLIIDDGVTIAKDIELEDKFENMGAQLIREVASKTNDVAGDGTTTATVLANAMLTEGIKNITAGANPTLVKKGIEMAVEATKEELNKMHKPVKTKEEKAQIATISSNDREIGNMIAEAIEKVGAEGVITVEEGKTATTQLDIVEGMQFDRGYISPYFVTDSERMECVLENPYIIVTDKKISSMNELLPVLEKIVQSGKQFLIIAEDVDGEALATLVVNKLRGTLKGCAVKAPGFGDRRKEMLEDIAILTGGEVLSEERGIKLDKAELAMLGQCARVVVDKENTTIVSGKGSKEAIAARAEQIRKQIENSKSEYDKEKLQERLAKLSGGVAVISVGAATETELKAKKAKVEDAKNATKAGVEEGLVPGGGVALARCQKKLDALKADNEDIRTGINIVRKALTAPLKQIAVNAGLDGAVVVDNVLKMTGAADGYDAEKNQYCDLLKAGVVDPAKVVRTALENAASITGTVLLTETLVADAPEKEGAHAPAMPGMGGMGGMM
- a CDS encoding co-chaperone GroES, giving the protein MAEVKIKPLGDRVIVKPIERETMKGGIIIPDTAKEKPMEGEVLAVGPGKLNDKGERAPMDVKKGDRVLYGKYSGTEIKLDDEAYLIIHQDEILGILG
- a CDS encoding PP2C family protein-serine/threonine phosphatase; amino-acid sequence: MSSFDIEFAAVTDIGKIREKNEDNVLISSDLGLGVVADGMGGHSAGEIASNIAVSVLAETIRKVNNQQLKIPDNFLPKLDPVERKLLMAANLANAAIYSTAQSSDIYRMMGTTLTGVLFDKDCATAVHVGDSRLYLFRDNKIVQITTDHSLAMEHVRRGLLTRAEADHSKIQNVLTRAMGIKKNIEFDLLKFPVKVGDMLLLCSDGLYKGLRECDMAAMLAQGQQTPIVKLCKQLVRVSNENDGQDNISAVLIKILPAQKMSFKQRLRRFFSKA
- a CDS encoding serine/threonine protein kinase; the protein is MTENPSSSLVGKEISGCEILNKVAEGGMGAVYKARHKALNRIVCVKILSPALANDKKAVELFLTEARAIAELDHPNIVNVYNVGKEKGYYFIVMSFIEGQTLSMLLKRNKVLPIGLVLDLFEGVLLGLDAAHAKGIIHRDIKPSNILINPQGQPKLVDFGIAKKVDKEKGSTKTTELAGTAYFIAPEQALGKDLDTRADLYSVGASLYYVLTGQFPYNGKNTIDIIQKHINDPVPDPAKLRPDMPGWLSLAVQKLMSKNPDDRFQTAKETYLYFKKMRAEDQLRVRMGNSGRAIDLGEEGPLRIVKEEKRTTETIRRQRAEQAAVRKPTTSSAHLPLIPQVDASAPNEPAEKRKPASQPTIRMMEAKDVKPVDVFVPAAKKADKPILTDKFGLGARVLAKMAIFLPLFMVLAGAVMYVFYLLGKICSVHIDEQAGLVSNLIMPFFASTYEPNQLLMTGIALGLLVVVFASSSIRAFSRSTTLLLVLALVSYMAGLFTPQVPFMELANVSQFIFTPEYYLCYLVFVAAWAVSLCWTINRSLGQRILAASLSVLAIVLAYLSSHLSIAPDTQSLVVKIVFYAGLFCAVLCVYHLAARSEKDRILLPCFLLLFAGAAIWAYSVSGLAGNINKSLDVLTANIVVKETDVVKSNQKVEDLVGIDTRRQVFASLNKTNELTNMPDDQAYEFLSKKINQEAPNVFDENTKPLFIYFLLNYYRGGESKMKFTVWDYAMSFPVKNFNVNAQHNNAYFFLLAMLYVFGIISCAGTIFFSEEL